A genome region from Musa acuminata AAA Group cultivar baxijiao chromosome BXJ3-5, Cavendish_Baxijiao_AAA, whole genome shotgun sequence includes the following:
- the LOC135639133 gene encoding AT-hook motif nuclear-localized protein 9-like isoform X2, whose amino-acid sequence MDGRDAMAISGPSSYYMAHRGIPGPGAGSQPGLHGATQPGVRSMLNPGSSLAVPSSGVSSAAFQVESPPAVSSHGGGGGGGQGEGGSQVEPVKRKRGRPRKYGPDGSVALALSPISSSAPPDTVTGSGSGAPAQKRGRGRPPGTGRKQQLASLGEWVAGSAGMGFTPHVITIAEGEDIAAKIMSFSQQGPRAVCILSANGAVSAVTLRQSATSGGTVTYEGRFEILCLSGSYMLTDNGGSRSRTGGLSISLSSPDGRVIGGGVAGLLIAATPVQVGDKQSTPYSALTSQNLTPSPVMAGWPGSRQLDIRNAHIDIDLTRG is encoded by the exons ATGGACGGGAGAGATGCCATGGCCATCTCCGGCCCATCCTCGTATTACATGGCGCATAGAGGAATTCCTGGTCCCGGTGCTGGTTCGCAGCCTGGGCTGCATGGAGCGACGCAGCCCGGGGTTCGGTCGATGCTAAACCCCGGCTCGAGTCTGGCCGTGCCGTCCTCCGGGGTTAGTTCAGCAGCGTTTCAGGTGGAGTCTCCGCCAGCGGTCTCATCccacggcggcggcggaggtggtGGCCAGGGCGAAGGAGGCAGCCAGGTGGAGCCGgtaaagaggaagaggggaaggccgAGAAAGTATGGGCCAGACGGGAGTGTAGCTCTGGCTCTCTCGCCTATTTCGTCGTCCGCTCCTCCAGACACAGTGACTGGGTCAGGGTCTGGCGCTCCTGCGCAGAAGCGGGGAagagggcggccgcccggcactGGAAGGAAGCAGCAGTTAGCATCATTGG GTGAATGGGTTGCCGGTTCAGCTGGAATGGGTTTTACACCACATGTCATAACAATTGCAGAAGGAGAG GACATTGCTGCAAAAATTATGTCATTTTCACAGCAGGGACCAAGGGCTGTCTGTATCCTCTCAGCAAATGGTGCTGTGTCTGCTGTGACCCTTCGGCAATCTGCAACTTCTGGCGGCACAGTCACTTATGAG GGCCGTTTCGAAATACTCTGCTTGTCTGGCTCGTACATGCTGACTGACAATGGTGGATCCCGTAGCAGAACTGGTGGACTGAGCATTTCACTTTCGAGTCCTGATGGCCGGGTAATTGGCGGTGGTGTGGCAGGGCTGCTCATAGCTGCAACCCCTGTACAG GTTGGGGATAAGCAAAGTACTCCATACAGTGCGCTTACCAGTCAAAATCTTACCCCTTCTCCGGTCATGGCGGGATGGCCCGGTTCGAGGCAGTTGGATATAAGGAATGCCCACATTGATATCGACTTGACACGAGGATAG
- the LOC135639133 gene encoding AT-hook motif nuclear-localized protein 9-like isoform X1: MDGRDAMAISGPSSYYMAHRGIPGPGAGSQPGLHGATQPGVRSMLNPGSSLAVPSSGVSSAAFQVESPPAVSSHGGGGGGGQGEGGSQVEPVKRKRGRPRKYGPDGSVALALSPISSSAPPDTVTGSGSGAPAQKRGRGRPPGTGRKQQLASLGEWVAGSAGMGFTPHVITIAEGEDIAAKIMSFSQQGPRAVCILSANGAVSAVTLRQSATSGGTVTYEGRFEILCLSGSYMLTDNGGSRSRTGGLSISLSSPDGRVIGGGVAGLLIAATPVQVIVGSFIYAGSKAKNKAKVSNETGAESELHQVGDKQSTPYSALTSQNLTPSPVMAGWPGSRQLDIRNAHIDIDLTRG; encoded by the exons ATGGACGGGAGAGATGCCATGGCCATCTCCGGCCCATCCTCGTATTACATGGCGCATAGAGGAATTCCTGGTCCCGGTGCTGGTTCGCAGCCTGGGCTGCATGGAGCGACGCAGCCCGGGGTTCGGTCGATGCTAAACCCCGGCTCGAGTCTGGCCGTGCCGTCCTCCGGGGTTAGTTCAGCAGCGTTTCAGGTGGAGTCTCCGCCAGCGGTCTCATCccacggcggcggcggaggtggtGGCCAGGGCGAAGGAGGCAGCCAGGTGGAGCCGgtaaagaggaagaggggaaggccgAGAAAGTATGGGCCAGACGGGAGTGTAGCTCTGGCTCTCTCGCCTATTTCGTCGTCCGCTCCTCCAGACACAGTGACTGGGTCAGGGTCTGGCGCTCCTGCGCAGAAGCGGGGAagagggcggccgcccggcactGGAAGGAAGCAGCAGTTAGCATCATTGG GTGAATGGGTTGCCGGTTCAGCTGGAATGGGTTTTACACCACATGTCATAACAATTGCAGAAGGAGAG GACATTGCTGCAAAAATTATGTCATTTTCACAGCAGGGACCAAGGGCTGTCTGTATCCTCTCAGCAAATGGTGCTGTGTCTGCTGTGACCCTTCGGCAATCTGCAACTTCTGGCGGCACAGTCACTTATGAG GGCCGTTTCGAAATACTCTGCTTGTCTGGCTCGTACATGCTGACTGACAATGGTGGATCCCGTAGCAGAACTGGTGGACTGAGCATTTCACTTTCGAGTCCTGATGGCCGGGTAATTGGCGGTGGTGTGGCAGGGCTGCTCATAGCTGCAACCCCTGTACAG GTAATTGTAGGAAGCTTTATTTATGCTGGATCAAAAGCAAAGAACAAAGCAAAAGTCAGCAATGAAACAGGTGCTGAATCTGAACTTCATCAGGTTGGGGATAAGCAAAGTACTCCATACAGTGCGCTTACCAGTCAAAATCTTACCCCTTCTCCGGTCATGGCGGGATGGCCCGGTTCGAGGCAGTTGGATATAAGGAATGCCCACATTGATATCGACTTGACACGAGGATAG